Proteins encoded in a region of the Pseudomonas putida genome:
- a CDS encoding rhodanese-related sulfurtransferase yields the protein MSTVATRSYHAIRQALLAHEELALIDVREEDPFAQAHPLFAANLPLSKLELEIFARVPRRDTPLTVYDDGEGLVALAAERLVALGYSDVAVLEGGLAGWRAAGGELFRDVNVPSKAFGELVESVRHTPSLAAEHVQALLDAKADVVVLDARRFDEYQTMSIPGGISVPGAELVLRVAELAPSPATQVIVNCAGRTRSIIGTQSLVNAGIPNPVAALRNGTIGWTLAGQTLAHGQERRFAAVSDTTRIDAAQRARHVADRAGVLRLTRETLATWQADSRRTTYLFDVRTPEEYAHGHLPASRSVPGGQLVQETDHVASVRGARIVLVDDDGVRANMSASWLAQMGWQVGVLDGLSVADFSETGDWQAPQPALPAVTEIGVEQLHDWLQAPGTVLLDFTSSANYVKRHIPGAHWAIRAQLPQVLEQLPVAERYVLTCGSSLLARFAAVDLQALTQTPVYVLDGGTARWIAAGKPLDSGETHLAVARTDRYRRPYEGTDNPREAMQGYLDWEFGLIAQLERDGTHGFSVLS from the coding sequence ATGAGCACCGTTGCCACCCGTTCCTATCACGCCATTCGCCAAGCCCTGCTGGCCCATGAAGAACTGGCACTGATCGATGTGCGCGAGGAAGACCCGTTCGCCCAAGCACACCCACTGTTCGCCGCCAACCTCCCATTGTCGAAACTGGAGCTGGAAATTTTCGCCCGCGTGCCCCGCCGTGACACCCCCCTCACGGTGTATGACGACGGCGAAGGGCTGGTTGCTCTGGCGGCCGAACGCCTGGTGGCACTGGGCTACAGCGATGTTGCAGTGCTCGAAGGTGGCCTGGCCGGCTGGCGCGCAGCCGGTGGCGAGCTGTTCCGTGACGTCAATGTGCCGAGCAAGGCCTTTGGCGAGCTGGTCGAAAGCGTGCGCCACACCCCATCGCTGGCGGCCGAACACGTGCAAGCGCTGCTGGACGCCAAAGCCGATGTGGTGGTGCTCGACGCCCGCCGCTTCGACGAATACCAGACCATGAGCATTCCTGGAGGCATCAGCGTGCCGGGCGCCGAGCTGGTGCTACGGGTTGCCGAACTGGCGCCCAGCCCCGCCACCCAAGTCATCGTCAACTGCGCCGGGCGCACCCGCAGCATCATCGGCACCCAGTCGCTGGTCAACGCCGGCATCCCCAACCCCGTGGCCGCCCTGCGCAACGGCACCATCGGCTGGACCCTGGCCGGGCAAACCCTGGCTCACGGCCAGGAGCGCCGTTTTGCAGCGGTCAGCGATACCACCCGCATCGACGCCGCTCAGCGTGCACGCCATGTAGCCGACCGTGCCGGTGTGCTGCGCCTGACGCGCGAAACGCTGGCCACCTGGCAGGCCGATAGCCGCCGTACTACCTACCTGTTCGATGTGCGCACGCCTGAGGAATACGCCCATGGCCACCTACCGGCCAGCCGCAGTGTGCCAGGCGGGCAACTGGTGCAGGAAACCGACCATGTCGCCAGCGTGCGCGGGGCGCGCATCGTGCTGGTGGATGACGATGGCGTACGGGCCAACATGAGCGCCTCGTGGCTGGCGCAAATGGGCTGGCAGGTAGGGGTGCTCGATGGTCTGTCGGTGGCGGACTTCAGCGAGACCGGCGATTGGCAGGCACCGCAGCCTGCACTACCCGCAGTCACCGAAATCGGCGTCGAGCAACTGCATGACTGGCTGCAAGCGCCAGGCACCGTGCTGCTGGACTTCACCAGCAGTGCCAACTACGTCAAACGTCACATTCCAGGCGCCCATTGGGCGATCCGTGCGCAATTACCGCAGGTGCTGGAGCAGTTGCCGGTTGCCGAGCGCTATGTGCTGACCTGCGGCAGCAGCCTGCTGGCACGCTTTGCGGCGGTAGACTTGCAAGCACTTACGCAAACCCCGGTGTATGTACTGGACGGCGGTACTGCGCGCTGGATTGCGGCAGGCAAACCCTTGGACAGTGGCGAAACCCACCTGGCGGTTGCGCGAACCGACCGCTATCGCCGGCCTTATGAAGGCACTGATAACCCACGCGAAGCCATGCAGGGATATCTGGATTGGGAGTTCGGCTTGATTGCCCAACTGGAGCGCGATGGCACCCATGGGTTCAGCGTATTGAGCTGA
- a CDS encoding cysteine dioxygenase, giving the protein MSQPLRFERLRHFIDALSQLLDRETDEATLLDQGQGLLRSLVAHDDWLPEALAQPDPARYQQYLLHCDSRQRFSIVSFVWGPGQQTPIHDHRVWGLIGMLRGAEYSQGFTRSEQGALLPAGEPVRIDPGHVEAVSPRIGDIHQVSNAFGDRVSISIHVYGANIGAVSRAVYLPDGTEKAFISGYSNHLLPNIWDLSKENPAP; this is encoded by the coding sequence ATGAGCCAACCCCTACGCTTCGAGCGCTTGCGACACTTCATCGACGCCCTTTCGCAACTGCTGGACCGGGAAACCGACGAAGCCACACTCCTCGACCAAGGTCAGGGCCTGCTGCGCAGCCTGGTCGCGCATGATGACTGGCTACCAGAGGCATTGGCGCAGCCAGATCCAGCCCGCTATCAGCAATATCTGCTGCACTGCGATTCGCGCCAGCGCTTTTCCATCGTCAGTTTCGTCTGGGGGCCCGGCCAGCAGACGCCGATTCACGACCACCGGGTATGGGGCCTGATCGGCATGCTGCGTGGCGCCGAATACTCGCAAGGCTTCACCCGTAGCGAACAGGGCGCCTTGCTGCCGGCGGGCGAGCCTGTGCGTATCGATCCCGGCCACGTCGAGGCTGTTTCGCCCCGCATCGGCGATATCCACCAGGTCAGCAATGCCTTCGGTGACCGGGTGTCGATCAGTATTCACGTGTACGGCGCCAACATTGGCGCCGTCAGCCGGGCGGTTTACCTGCCCGATGGCACCGAAAAAGCGTTCATTTCCGGCTACTCCAACCACCTTCTGCCCAACATCTGGGACTTGTCCAAAGAGAACCCTGCCCCATGA
- a CDS encoding ABC transporter substrate-binding protein has protein sequence MRYLKQLAAGVLASSLSLAAAAQTLVVGDQSFNARAVMEAAGVLEDLPYTLEWKQFTAGSPVAEALNVGSLDIGLLGDAPPLFLGALGAPIKVIAVSRQNLDGVAILARKDSNIHSLEDLRGKRAAIWKGSWSQQLLFSALDKAAVPRDALELRYLSALDASHALDGGSVDVIATWEPYVTQQERQGARVLATAEGLIPAQSFVVANAKAVEAKRAQISDFLQRLKKARDWTLSDPAHTEAYADAWAKRTRADRDIARAWFARARTDVAPLNPQVIVDAQKTVDFFAGLGLIKGYPAASLFDTSFAPAFEH, from the coding sequence GTGCGATACCTCAAGCAATTGGCCGCCGGTGTGCTGGCCAGCTCCCTAAGCCTGGCCGCCGCTGCACAAACCCTGGTGGTCGGCGACCAGAGCTTCAATGCCCGTGCCGTGATGGAAGCAGCCGGTGTGCTCGAAGACCTGCCGTATACCCTCGAATGGAAGCAATTTACCGCCGGTTCGCCGGTGGCCGAGGCGCTGAATGTGGGCAGCCTGGACATCGGCTTGCTGGGCGATGCGCCGCCGTTGTTCCTCGGGGCATTGGGCGCGCCGATCAAGGTGATCGCGGTCAGCCGGCAGAACCTCGATGGCGTGGCCATCCTGGCACGCAAGGACTCGAACATTCACAGCCTCGAAGACTTGCGCGGCAAGCGCGCAGCGATCTGGAAGGGCTCGTGGAGCCAGCAGTTGCTGTTCAGCGCGCTGGACAAGGCTGCCGTGCCGCGTGATGCCCTGGAGCTGCGCTACCTCAGTGCCCTGGACGCCTCGCATGCCCTGGATGGTGGCTCGGTGGACGTAATCGCCACCTGGGAGCCTTATGTCACCCAACAGGAGCGCCAAGGGGCGCGGGTGCTGGCCACGGCCGAAGGGCTGATCCCGGCACAGAGCTTCGTGGTGGCCAACGCCAAGGCGGTAGAGGCCAAGCGGGCGCAGATCAGCGATTTTCTCCAGCGCCTGAAAAAGGCCCGTGACTGGACCTTGAGCGACCCGGCGCATACCGAAGCCTATGCCGATGCCTGGGCCAAGCGCACCCGCGCCGACCGCGATATTGCCCGTGCCTGGTTTGCCCGTGCGCGCACCGATGTGGCACCGCTGAACCCGCAGGTGATCGTGGATGCGCAGAAAACCGTGGACTTCTTTGCCGGGCTGGGGCTGATCAAGGGATACCCGGCGGCGAGCCTGTTCGATACCTCGTTCGCGCCAGCGTTCGAGCATTGA
- a CDS encoding LLM class flavin-dependent oxidoreductase, with protein sequence MTTRKIKLGALTMGCGGPGRHNLWLDPELPADASVNIDWYIDIARQAEAALFDLMFIVDSQYITPGSPSHYLNRLEPLTLLSALAVTTRNIGLVGTLTTSYNEPFNVARRLASLDLISKGRAGWNVVTSGDAGTAGNYGRDEHYDYDTRYARAQEHVAVVQGLWRSYEDGAFPRNRATGQFLDPGRMHALNHKGEHFSVVGPLNIQRSPQGQPVIFQAGDSQQGRELGAATADVIFTHAASIEQGQAFYRDVKGRAARLGRDPEQLLVLPGAEVYVGDTDEHAREIERHYHQQDHSFELALKEFGRNFGWHDFSQYDLDAPFPQESLEQARSSFFTNAKRIADQAREQGFSLRQAVEYGRKLRPGAFVGSAETVAAKMAEWFEARALDGFNIYIGHPGQFRRLTQEVVPLLQERGVYRTAYEGTTLRESLGLALQ encoded by the coding sequence ATGACCACCCGCAAAATCAAACTCGGCGCCCTGACCATGGGCTGTGGCGGCCCCGGCCGGCACAACCTGTGGCTGGACCCGGAGCTTCCGGCCGATGCCAGCGTCAATATCGACTGGTACATCGATATCGCCCGCCAGGCCGAGGCGGCGTTGTTCGACCTGATGTTCATCGTCGACAGCCAGTACATCACCCCCGGCTCACCGTCCCACTACCTCAACCGCCTGGAGCCGCTGACCCTGCTCTCGGCACTGGCGGTGACCACCCGCAATATCGGCCTGGTCGGCACCCTGACCACTTCCTACAACGAACCCTTCAACGTCGCCCGCCGCCTGGCCTCGCTGGACCTGATCAGCAAAGGCCGCGCCGGCTGGAACGTGGTGACCAGCGGTGACGCCGGCACTGCTGGCAACTATGGCCGAGACGAGCATTACGACTACGACACCCGTTACGCCCGGGCTCAGGAGCATGTAGCGGTGGTGCAGGGCCTGTGGCGGTCCTATGAGGACGGCGCGTTCCCGCGCAACCGCGCAACCGGGCAGTTTCTCGACCCTGGCCGTATGCACGCGCTGAACCACAAGGGCGAGCACTTCTCGGTCGTTGGGCCTTTGAATATCCAGCGTTCACCCCAAGGCCAGCCGGTGATCTTCCAGGCCGGCGACTCGCAGCAAGGCCGCGAGCTGGGGGCCGCCACGGCGGATGTCATCTTCACCCATGCCGCCAGCATCGAGCAGGGGCAGGCGTTTTACCGCGATGTGAAAGGCCGTGCGGCGCGGTTAGGCCGCGACCCGGAGCAATTGCTGGTTTTGCCCGGCGCCGAGGTCTACGTGGGCGACACCGACGAACACGCCCGCGAGATCGAGCGTCATTACCACCAGCAGGATCACAGCTTCGAACTGGCCCTCAAGGAGTTCGGGCGCAATTTTGGTTGGCATGACTTCAGCCAGTACGACCTTGACGCACCCTTCCCACAAGAAAGCCTGGAACAGGCGCGCAGCAGCTTTTTCACCAACGCCAAGCGCATCGCCGACCAGGCACGGGAGCAGGGCTTTAGCCTGCGACAGGCGGTGGAGTACGGGCGTAAGCTGCGCCCGGGCGCTTTCGTCGGCTCGGCTGAAACAGTCGCGGCAAAGATGGCCGAATGGTTCGAGGCGCGGGCGCTGGATGGCTTCAACATCTACATCGGCCACCCAGGGCAGTTCCGCCGGCTTACCCAGGAAGTAGTGCCCTTGCTGCAAGAACGCGGGGTATACCGCACTGCTTATGAAGGCACCACACTGCGCGAAAGCCTAGGCCTGGCGCTTCAGTGA
- a CDS encoding type II secretion system F family protein, protein MRYSLKALGRQGVVQLQIDAEDAEQARRQAEDQGLRVLSLRGSGGSLRGMAWRREAAFDLVLFSQELSTLLNAGLPLIDALESLAEKAPSPATRKVLAELVRQLYEGRSLSQALGQQPRVFPPLYVALVQSSERTGALGDALARYISYRQRLDLVRQKLVGASVYPLLLLLVGGGVVLFLLGYVVPRFSQVFEGMGTELPWLSRVLMQIGLFLHAQQLPLALGTVGGVTAFWLLRRHPRVRHWASCQLRRLPALHQRLMMYELARFYRSLGILLQGGIPILTAMGMARGLLGSAAAQGLAQASQRVGEGLPLSDALEAGHLVTPVSLRLLRAGEQSGNLGEMLERCADFHDQEIGRWVEWFVKLFEPLLMTFIGLLIGLIVILMYMPIFELASSIH, encoded by the coding sequence ATGCGCTACAGCCTCAAGGCCCTGGGCAGGCAGGGCGTGGTGCAGTTGCAGATCGACGCCGAAGACGCCGAGCAGGCTCGCCGCCAGGCCGAAGACCAGGGCCTGCGCGTGCTCAGCCTGCGCGGCAGCGGCGGCTCCTTGCGTGGTATGGCCTGGCGCCGCGAAGCGGCGTTTGACCTGGTGCTGTTCAGCCAGGAATTGTCGACCCTGCTCAATGCCGGCCTGCCGCTGATCGACGCACTGGAAAGCCTGGCAGAGAAGGCCCCTTCGCCTGCAACGCGCAAGGTGCTGGCCGAACTGGTACGCCAGTTGTACGAAGGCCGCTCGCTGTCCCAGGCCCTGGGCCAGCAACCCCGTGTATTCCCGCCGCTGTATGTAGCGCTGGTGCAGTCCAGCGAGCGCACCGGCGCGCTGGGTGACGCCCTCGCCCGCTACATCAGCTACCGCCAACGCCTGGACCTTGTGCGGCAGAAACTGGTCGGTGCCTCGGTCTACCCGTTGTTGCTGTTGCTGGTGGGAGGCGGCGTGGTGCTGTTCCTGCTCGGCTACGTGGTGCCGCGCTTCAGCCAGGTATTCGAAGGCATGGGCACCGAGCTGCCCTGGCTATCACGGGTGCTGATGCAGATCGGCCTGTTCCTGCATGCCCAGCAATTGCCCCTGGCGCTGGGCACCGTCGGCGGGGTCACGGCGTTTTGGCTGTTGCGGCGTCATCCGCGTGTACGGCATTGGGCCTCCTGCCAGTTACGGCGCCTGCCAGCACTGCACCAGCGTCTGATGATGTACGAGCTGGCGCGCTTCTATCGCTCGCTGGGCATACTGCTGCAAGGCGGTATTCCCATCCTCACCGCCATGGGGATGGCCCGCGGCCTGCTCGGCAGCGCAGCAGCGCAGGGCCTGGCGCAAGCCAGCCAGCGGGTGGGCGAAGGGCTGCCCCTGTCCGATGCACTGGAGGCCGGGCACCTGGTTACACCGGTATCGCTGCGCCTGCTGCGGGCCGGCGAGCAGTCGGGCAACCTGGGCGAGATGCTGGAACGCTGCGCCGACTTCCATGACCAGGAAATCGGCCGCTGGGTGGAATGGTTCGTCAAACTGTTCGAACCCCTGCTGATGACCTTCATCGGCTTGCTGATCGGCCTGATCGTGATCCTCATGTACATGCCGATCTTCGAGCTGGCCTCGAGCATTCACTGA
- the gspG gene encoding type II secretion system major pseudopilin GspG: MQRRTNPQRGFTLLELLVVLVVLGLLAGIVAPKYFSQLGRSEAKVARAQIEGLSKALDLYRLEVGHYPNSEQGLQALVVAPSGETRWTGPYLQKAVPQDPWGRPYIYRQPGENGGEYDLLSMGKDGQPGGDGENAEITSWQ, encoded by the coding sequence ATGCAGCGCAGAACCAACCCGCAACGTGGCTTCACCCTGCTTGAACTCCTGGTGGTACTGGTGGTGCTCGGCCTGCTGGCCGGCATTGTCGCGCCCAAATACTTCAGCCAACTGGGCCGCTCCGAAGCCAAAGTGGCGCGAGCGCAGATCGAGGGGCTGAGCAAAGCCCTGGACCTGTACCGTCTGGAGGTCGGCCACTACCCCAACAGTGAGCAAGGCTTGCAGGCACTGGTGGTTGCCCCCAGTGGCGAGACGCGCTGGACCGGCCCCTACCTGCAGAAGGCTGTGCCGCAAGACCCGTGGGGCCGCCCCTACATCTACCGGCAACCCGGCGAGAATGGCGGTGAGTACGACCTGCTGTCGATGGGCAAGGACGGCCAGCCGGGTGGCGATGGGGAAAATGCCGAAATCACCAGTTGGCAGTGA
- a CDS encoding lytic transglycosylase domain-containing protein: MRGLILGLIWLAAGAAQADMYISIDAKGGYVLTNVHRPGRHYEKVIAEPLAQGGPANAQMITGRPYAEVVATAARIHNVPPALLHALIKAESGYNPKARSRAGAVGLMQLMPDTAREMGVEDRLDPEDNVQGGARYIKQMLTLFDNDITLAVAAYNAGPDAVLRRGAVPPFAETRRYVPTVLREYRKLQGLAADSPL, from the coding sequence ATGCGTGGACTCATCCTCGGTTTGATCTGGCTGGCGGCAGGTGCTGCCCAGGCCGATATGTACATCTCAATCGATGCCAAGGGTGGCTATGTACTGACCAACGTCCATCGACCAGGGCGCCACTATGAGAAGGTAATCGCCGAGCCGTTGGCCCAGGGCGGGCCGGCCAATGCGCAGATGATCACGGGTCGCCCTTACGCCGAGGTGGTGGCGACGGCGGCGCGCATTCACAATGTGCCGCCGGCGCTGCTGCATGCACTGATCAAGGCCGAGTCCGGGTACAACCCCAAGGCCCGATCGCGGGCGGGGGCGGTGGGGTTGATGCAATTGATGCCGGATACCGCCCGAGAAATGGGTGTGGAAGACCGCCTGGACCCGGAAGACAACGTGCAGGGCGGGGCACGCTACATCAAGCAGATGCTCACGCTGTTCGACAACGACATCACTTTGGCCGTGGCGGCCTACAACGCCGGACCGGATGCCGTATTGCGAAGGGGGGCCGTGCCGCCGTTCGCCGAGACACGGCGTTATGTGCCCACAGTACTGCGGGAATACCGCAAGTTGCAGGGGTTGGCAGCTGATTCGCCTTTGTAG
- a CDS encoding sensor histidine kinase, which translates to MQMLENEAPDKANATASGLAVPLREFNLLRWFSVISLLIIASVAGGLGYVSTRFVVRDSVQRDAMLTAQFIQAMAQAEVRHSQLPPGTTMGELLDPRLDLQHLQFTPALAEATRVEFLDHVEHLPDTLLANVYARDRTIVWSTNVELIGKRIEADGDLDRAFRSRKAVSASYHKAEDDREEQKFQREPRYLFIENYIPLFDSQGEQVLAMVEIYKEPQDLIRRIQRGYVLIWASTLVGGALIYFGLFWIVRRAAQMLHLQQDRLVASETYVALGEMSSAVAHSLRNPLANIRSSAELAQEIANPAAQKNITDIISQVDRMSRWVRDLLVSLRPVSDEAEAVDLVAAIEDTHLAFVQQIERNGVRFHFEGPDAQWVASQPLQLTQILNSLFSNALEAMPAGGMLTAQVNVQEGQRAEFVLTDTGKGMSQQQERMVFKPFFTTKQGGLGVGLALVKRIMERFGGSVSLSSREEEGTRVSLTFNIAAGGDHGAQHPGSRG; encoded by the coding sequence ATGCAGATGCTGGAAAACGAAGCGCCCGACAAGGCCAATGCGACCGCCAGCGGTCTGGCCGTTCCTTTGCGTGAATTCAACCTGCTGCGCTGGTTTTCGGTCATCAGCCTGCTCATCATTGCCTCGGTGGCGGGTGGGCTGGGCTACGTTTCGACGCGCTTCGTGGTGCGCGACAGCGTGCAACGCGATGCCATGCTGACCGCGCAGTTCATTCAGGCCATGGCACAAGCCGAGGTGCGCCATTCGCAACTACCGCCGGGTACTACCATGGGCGAGTTGCTGGACCCGCGCCTGGACTTGCAGCACCTGCAATTCACCCCGGCGCTGGCCGAAGCGACCCGGGTCGAGTTCCTTGACCATGTCGAGCACCTACCGGACACCTTGCTGGCCAATGTCTATGCCCGCGACCGCACCATTGTCTGGTCCACCAATGTCGAGCTGATCGGCAAGCGGATAGAAGCCGATGGCGACCTCGACCGTGCATTCCGCTCACGCAAGGCCGTGTCGGCCAGCTACCACAAGGCCGAGGATGATCGCGAAGAGCAGAAGTTTCAGCGTGAACCGCGCTACCTGTTTATCGAGAACTACATCCCGCTGTTCGACAGCCAGGGCGAGCAGGTGCTGGCCATGGTGGAAATCTACAAGGAGCCGCAGGACCTGATTCGGCGCATCCAGCGCGGCTATGTGCTGATCTGGGCCTCGACCCTGGTGGGCGGGGCGCTGATCTATTTCGGGCTGTTCTGGATCGTGCGCCGAGCGGCGCAGATGCTGCACCTGCAGCAAGACCGGCTGGTGGCCAGCGAAACCTACGTGGCGTTGGGCGAGATGTCCTCGGCGGTGGCCCACAGCTTGCGCAACCCGCTGGCCAATATCCGTTCCAGCGCCGAGCTGGCCCAGGAAATCGCCAACCCCGCAGCGCAGAAGAACATCACCGACATCATCAGCCAGGTGGACCGCATGTCGCGCTGGGTGCGTGACCTGCTGGTGTCGTTGCGCCCGGTCAGCGACGAGGCCGAGGCTGTGGACCTCGTAGCGGCCATCGAGGATACCCATCTGGCATTCGTCCAGCAGATCGAGCGCAATGGTGTGCGGTTCCATTTCGAAGGGCCTGACGCGCAGTGGGTGGCCAGCCAGCCGCTACAGCTCACGCAGATTCTCAATAGCCTGTTCTCCAATGCCCTGGAGGCCATGCCAGCGGGTGGCATGCTGACTGCGCAGGTCAATGTGCAGGAGGGCCAGCGTGCCGAGTTCGTGCTCACCGACACTGGCAAGGGCATGAGCCAACAACAGGAACGGATGGTGTTCAAGCCGTTCTTCACCACCAAGCAGGGTGGCCTCGGTGTAGGCCTGGCCCTGGTCAAGCGCATCATGGAACGTTTTGGCGGCTCGGTCAGCCTGAGCAGCCGCGAAGAGGAAGGAACCCGCGTCAGCCTTACATTCAATATCGCAGCGGGAGGGGACCATGGAGCACAGCATCCTGGTAGTCGAGGATGA
- a CDS encoding sigma-54-dependent transcriptional regulator, translated as MEHSILVVEDDEILADNIRTYLSLKGYEVTVCHSAELALEQIKRAQPDAVLTDNSLPGMSGHDLLRTLVAQVADLKVIMMTGYGNVEDAVQAMKEGAFHYLTKPVVLAELKLTLDKALAAERMERTLSFYQEREAQKSGLQALIGESPVMLTLKHTLRQVLDAERRMASDDLPPVLVEGETGTGKELVARALHFDGSRSKGPFIEFNCASIPANLLEAELFGHEKGAFTDAKERRVGLVEAADGGTLFLDEIGEMDLVLQAKLLKLLEDRSIRRIGAVKERKVDLRVISATNCNLEQMVQQGKFRRDLFFRLRIIALKVPRLYARGQDILLLARHFLAHHGRRYGKPNLRFSAEAESLMLGYSWPGNVRELRNMLEQTVLLAPNEVVQAHQLNLCMTLIDEPLVQQPAPVMFEMPRHEPEPGTSLPDMERDLVCKTLDRTDWNVTKSARMLGLSRDMLRYRIEKLGLTRPDKRQW; from the coding sequence ATGGAGCACAGCATCCTGGTAGTCGAGGATGATGAAATCCTCGCCGACAACATTCGCACCTACCTCAGCCTCAAGGGCTACGAGGTTACCGTTTGCCACAGCGCGGAGCTGGCGCTGGAGCAGATCAAGCGGGCCCAGCCCGATGCGGTGCTGACCGACAACTCGCTGCCGGGCATGAGCGGGCATGACCTGCTGCGTACCCTGGTGGCACAGGTGGCGGACTTGAAAGTGATCATGATGACCGGCTACGGCAATGTCGAAGATGCCGTGCAGGCGATGAAGGAGGGCGCGTTCCATTACCTGACCAAGCCTGTGGTACTGGCCGAGCTCAAGCTGACCCTGGACAAGGCCCTGGCCGCCGAGCGCATGGAGCGCACGCTGTCGTTCTACCAGGAACGCGAGGCGCAGAAGTCCGGGCTGCAGGCGCTGATTGGCGAGTCGCCGGTGATGCTCACGCTCAAGCACACCCTGCGCCAGGTGCTCGATGCCGAACGGCGCATGGCCAGCGACGACCTGCCACCAGTGCTGGTCGAAGGCGAGACCGGCACCGGCAAGGAGCTGGTGGCCCGTGCCCTGCATTTTGACGGCTCGCGCAGCAAAGGGCCGTTCATCGAGTTCAATTGCGCCTCGATCCCTGCCAACCTGCTGGAGGCTGAACTGTTCGGCCACGAGAAGGGCGCGTTCACCGATGCCAAGGAGCGCCGGGTGGGCCTGGTAGAGGCTGCCGATGGCGGCACCTTGTTCCTTGACGAGATCGGCGAGATGGACCTGGTGCTGCAGGCCAAGCTGCTCAAGTTGCTGGAAGATCGAAGCATCCGACGGATTGGTGCAGTGAAGGAGCGCAAGGTCGACCTGCGGGTGATCAGCGCTACCAACTGCAACCTGGAGCAGATGGTGCAGCAGGGCAAGTTTCGCCGCGACCTGTTCTTCCGTCTGCGTATCATCGCCCTGAAGGTGCCGCGCCTGTATGCCCGTGGGCAGGACATTCTGTTACTGGCAAGGCATTTTCTGGCCCACCATGGCCGGCGGTATGGCAAGCCGAACCTGCGTTTTTCTGCCGAAGCAGAAAGCTTGATGCTTGGTTACAGCTGGCCCGGTAATGTGCGCGAATTGCGCAACATGCTGGAGCAGACCGTGTTGCTGGCGCCGAACGAGGTGGTGCAGGCGCATCAGCTGAACCTGTGCATGACGTTGATTGACGAGCCATTGGTGCAGCAGCCAGCGCCGGTGATGTTCGAAATGCCGCGACACGAGCCGGAGCCCGGTACCAGCCTGCCGGACATGGAACGTGACCTGGTGTGCAAGACCCTGGACCGCACTGACTGGAATGTGACCAAGTCAGCACGAATGCTTGGGCTGTCGCGGGACATGCTGCGTTACCGGATCGAGAAACTGGGATTGACCCGGCCTGACAAGCGTCAGTGGTAA